One genomic region from bacterium encodes:
- a CDS encoding two-component regulator propeller domain-containing protein encodes MRKIGLACILVLSLLIAPSFALDPNKLITQYDLRVYTAKDGLPMNSVKKVFQDSRGYIWVGTQEGLVRFDGAEFRLYDKSRYPGLRSNFIWDIAEDRAGNLWLATQGGGISRFDGTQFTSYDTADGLANNVVNQIIMAEDGSLLIATENGLSRFKEGRLSSYRFPNGANTNDIRALLQDPEGNLFVGRSNHWLSIFAAADFKGTLAGEGLAMGGFGAARPPLLRPDSCNFWYNTALCRLRSGEILTGTLSGLLLRLTRKPPYQVEQVWAPDPEYSLVPIRSIIEDRHGALWFCPEGRGIVRYYRGQTARLYKGKGLPFENDSFNLIMEDREGSIWIGGDCLLRLCDKAFTPWGAPEGLPPDYGHSVCADRSGLVCAGLKWGGVSLIRDATIRTCTAVSAFPADGITTVYPAAQGGFWIGFGSHSVSWLSPAGEIKHWDLLKSNGQACIRSFLEDQDGHLWAGGSGCLNRFDGTRWKPYWFNGFQPARSDVTAMLEMAPDDLWFGTWGAGLHRLTRERFNQEAILPALRQEGITLLFRDQGGIVWIGTDNQGLYRYAAGRYDRYTARDGLFDERIFAMLEDDSLNYWFSCNKGVFKAAKQSFAAFTAGKISRIPCTVYNQLDGIRVAECNGRRQPSGWKDPSGRLWFTSVAGFVSVDPNHLPHNPVPPPVYIETIGSPDSSHSCLSTPLRLAARERDLRIRYSGLSYKTPERVRFRVKLEGYDPDWRDVGTRREADYTNLPKGNFTFRVTACNNDGVWNEKGAAQAFIIPPFWYETWWAYSSYFLLGFALVGWTSRRWYRRQYLQQQLALQTEHTAKLEELNRAKSRFFAGISHEFRTPLTLIAAPLEELAEQKGNGKTALFAMMLRNTRRLERLVDQLLDLAQVQSGKMKLQAQPVEVLPFLRTLVASFESLARRRRINLTLESPPAASPPTSPLVVWLDPDKMETVLSTLLDNALKYTPRGGSVQVAMRAPVTAANREGVQITISDNGPGIPADIVPYLFDYFYRYRDENRLSVPGAGIGLAVGRELVQAHHGEVAVRSTPGQGTTFTILLPMGKDHLRPEEIAGETVLSEFEWKPRPPQVTGIDAISAPAEGEQGGENDHRKRILIIEDNPDMRALLRHQLTPAYRLLEARDGKEGLNLAQIEQPDLILSDVMMPEMDGYELAQRLRADLRTSHIPLLLLTARGGGEERMKGLNQGASDYLTKPFDRRELLLRIGNLIRLQEQLKQRVRQDLANLGGSQQGHPVTPADAQFLNHVIAVIRDNYADAEFAAAALARLLGVSRAHLNRKLVALSGMKTNQFIRTLRLQRAAELLGRRAGSVSEIAFAVGFNHLSYFAACFKEQYGSSPSEYSEKAPSPQI; translated from the coding sequence ATGCGCAAGATCGGCCTCGCCTGTATCCTGGTGTTATCCCTCCTGATAGCTCCATCCTTCGCCCTCGATCCGAACAAATTGATCACCCAGTACGACCTCCGCGTCTATACGGCCAAAGACGGTCTGCCGATGAATTCCGTCAAGAAGGTCTTTCAGGATTCGCGCGGCTATATCTGGGTCGGCACCCAGGAGGGGCTGGTGCGCTTCGATGGCGCTGAATTCAGGCTCTACGACAAGAGCCGCTACCCCGGCCTGCGCTCTAATTTCATCTGGGACATCGCCGAGGACCGTGCGGGCAACCTCTGGCTCGCCACCCAGGGGGGCGGGATCAGTCGCTTCGACGGGACGCAGTTTACGAGCTACGATACCGCCGACGGTCTTGCCAACAATGTCGTCAATCAAATTATAATGGCCGAGGATGGCTCCCTGCTCATCGCAACGGAAAACGGCTTGTCGCGCTTCAAGGAGGGGCGCCTCTCCAGCTACCGTTTCCCCAACGGCGCCAACACCAATGACATCCGCGCCCTGCTGCAGGATCCGGAGGGCAACCTTTTCGTGGGGCGCTCCAATCACTGGCTGTCGATCTTTGCCGCGGCGGATTTCAAAGGAACGCTCGCGGGGGAGGGACTCGCTATGGGCGGATTTGGCGCCGCCCGCCCCCCACTCCTGCGTCCCGACAGCTGCAACTTTTGGTACAATACTGCGCTCTGCAGACTGCGTTCTGGGGAGATCCTCACCGGCACTCTTTCAGGCCTTCTCCTGCGCTTGACCCGAAAGCCCCCGTATCAGGTTGAACAGGTGTGGGCTCCGGATCCGGAGTATTCCCTTGTTCCCATTCGCTCGATCATCGAAGACCGTCATGGCGCGCTCTGGTTCTGCCCGGAAGGAAGGGGCATTGTCCGCTATTATCGCGGCCAGACGGCCCGGCTGTATAAGGGCAAAGGCTTGCCCTTCGAAAACGATTCCTTCAACTTGATTATGGAAGATCGCGAGGGTTCGATCTGGATCGGCGGCGATTGCCTCCTCCGCCTCTGTGACAAAGCCTTCACCCCCTGGGGTGCGCCGGAGGGACTGCCGCCGGACTATGGCCACTCGGTTTGCGCCGATCGGTCGGGCCTGGTATGCGCTGGACTCAAATGGGGCGGCGTCAGCCTGATCCGCGATGCCACGATCCGCACCTGTACGGCGGTTTCGGCATTCCCGGCCGACGGGATCACCACCGTCTATCCCGCCGCGCAAGGCGGTTTCTGGATCGGCTTTGGCAGCCATAGTGTCAGCTGGTTATCGCCGGCAGGAGAGATCAAACACTGGGATCTCCTGAAAAGCAACGGGCAGGCCTGTATAAGATCTTTCCTGGAAGATCAGGACGGCCACCTCTGGGCAGGCGGGAGCGGCTGCCTCAACCGATTTGATGGCACTCGATGGAAACCCTACTGGTTTAACGGTTTCCAGCCGGCCCGTTCGGATGTGACCGCCATGCTCGAGATGGCGCCGGATGATCTCTGGTTCGGAACCTGGGGCGCCGGACTGCATCGCCTCACCCGGGAGCGGTTCAACCAGGAGGCGATCCTGCCCGCGTTGCGCCAGGAAGGCATTACCTTACTGTTTCGGGATCAGGGAGGGATCGTCTGGATCGGCACCGACAACCAGGGTCTGTATCGGTATGCGGCGGGCAGGTACGACCGCTATACGGCGCGCGACGGATTGTTCGATGAACGCATCTTTGCGATGCTCGAGGATGACAGCCTCAATTACTGGTTCAGCTGCAACAAGGGGGTCTTCAAGGCAGCGAAACAGTCCTTCGCCGCATTCACGGCCGGCAAGATAAGCCGTATCCCCTGCACTGTCTATAATCAGCTAGACGGTATACGTGTAGCTGAGTGCAACGGCCGCCGCCAGCCCTCGGGGTGGAAGGACCCCTCCGGCCGCCTCTGGTTCACCTCGGTCGCCGGTTTTGTCTCCGTCGATCCCAACCATCTGCCCCACAATCCGGTGCCGCCACCGGTCTATATCGAAACCATCGGTTCGCCGGACAGCTCACATAGCTGCCTTTCTACTCCCCTCCGACTTGCTGCGCGCGAGCGCGATCTGCGTATCCGCTATTCGGGGTTGAGTTACAAAACGCCCGAGCGCGTGCGCTTCCGCGTCAAGCTCGAGGGTTATGACCCCGACTGGCGCGATGTTGGTACCCGCCGTGAGGCGGATTACACCAATCTACCCAAAGGCAACTTTACCTTTCGCGTTACCGCCTGCAACAACGACGGCGTCTGGAATGAGAAGGGCGCCGCCCAGGCTTTCATCATCCCGCCTTTCTGGTACGAGACCTGGTGGGCGTACAGCAGCTATTTCCTGCTCGGCTTTGCCCTGGTCGGCTGGACCTCCCGGAGATGGTATCGACGGCAATATCTCCAGCAGCAGCTGGCGCTCCAAACCGAGCATACCGCAAAACTGGAGGAACTCAACCGGGCCAAATCGCGTTTTTTCGCCGGCATCTCGCATGAGTTTCGCACCCCCCTGACCCTGATCGCGGCGCCCCTTGAAGAGCTTGCAGAGCAAAAGGGCAACGGCAAAACAGCGCTCTTTGCCATGATGTTGCGCAACACCCGGCGGCTGGAACGGCTGGTCGATCAACTGCTCGATCTGGCACAAGTACAGTCGGGCAAGATGAAGCTGCAGGCCCAGCCGGTGGAAGTGCTGCCCTTTCTGCGCACCCTGGTGGCGTCTTTTGAATCCCTCGCCCGGCGGCGCCGCATCAACCTGACCCTGGAATCGCCTCCTGCCGCTTCGCCACCGACATCGCCACTGGTGGTGTGGCTCGATCCGGACAAGATGGAAACGGTGCTCAGTACACTGCTCGATAACGCCTTGAAATACACACCGCGGGGGGGATCGGTTCAAGTGGCGATGCGGGCACCGGTCACGGCTGCAAACCGGGAAGGAGTTCAGATCACGATCAGTGACAACGGGCCGGGCATTCCTGCGGATATAGTGCCGTACCTCTTTGATTATTTTTACCGCTACCGGGATGAGAACCGCCTTTCGGTTCCTGGTGCAGGCATCGGCCTGGCGGTCGGGCGCGAGCTGGTGCAGGCGCACCATGGAGAGGTGGCCGTCCGCAGCACGCCTGGACAGGGCACCACTTTTACGATTCTTCTTCCCATGGGGAAGGATCACCTGCGGCCGGAGGAGATCGCCGGGGAGACCGTCCTCAGCGAGTTTGAATGGAAGCCGCGGCCGCCGCAAGTCACCGGCATCGATGCGATCTCGGCGCCTGCAGAAGGAGAGCAGGGAGGGGAAAATGACCACCGCAAACGGATTCTGATCATCGAGGACAATCCGGACATGCGCGCGCTGCTGCGCCACCAGCTGACGCCGGCCTACCGGCTGCTCGAAGCCCGGGACGGGAAAGAAGGATTGAATCTGGCCCAGATCGAGCAGCCGGATCTGATCCTCAGCGATGTCATGATGCCGGAGATGGACGGTTACGAGCTGGCACAAAGACTGCGGGCCGATCTCCGTACCAGTCACATTCCGCTGCTGCTCCTGACCGCCCGCGGCGGCGGAGAGGAGAGAATGAAGGGATTGAATCAGGGCGCCTCCGATTATCTGACCAAGCCCTTCGACCGCCGCGAGCTTTTACTGCGGATCGGCAACCTGATCCGGCTGCAAGAGCAGCTCAAGCAGCGGGTGCGTCAGGACCTGGCCAACCTGGGCGGTTCGCAGCAAGGTCACCCGGTTACCCCGGCCGATGCCCAATTCCTCAATCATGTCATTGCGGTGATCCGGGACAACTATGCCGATGCCGAATTTGCCGCTGCTGCACTGGCGCGGCTGCTGGGCGTAAGCCGCGCCCACCTGAACCGCAAACTGGTGGCGCTCTCCGGCATGAAGACCAATCAATTCATCCGCACCCTGCGGCTGCAGCGCGCCGCAGAATTGCTGGGCCGGCGGGCGGGCTCGGTCAGCGAGATCGCCTTCGCAGTGGGATTCAACCACCTCAGCTATTTCGCCGCCTGTTTCAAGGAGCAGTATGGCTCTTCGCCGTCCGAGTATAGCGAGAAAGCGCCATCGCCCCAGATCTAA
- the upp gene encoding uracil phosphoribosyltransferase, which produces MENVHLIHHPVLAHSLTLLRDRRTGTEEFRRHAAIVAQIVLLEATRTLPVKKKTVRTPLASIQGGQLTEDLVLVPVLRAGLSLLNAALDILPGTPVGFIGLERDERTALARTYYQKFPLELKHKHVIVLDPMLATGGSLIDTVARLYDRGVQDICAACVVAAPEGIAALHKSYTEVLIYTAAIDSHLDETKYIVPGLGDFGDRYFGT; this is translated from the coding sequence ATGGAAAACGTGCATCTCATCCATCATCCGGTGCTGGCGCATTCCCTGACGCTGCTCAGGGACCGACGTACCGGGACTGAAGAGTTCCGCCGTCATGCCGCCATCGTGGCCCAGATTGTGCTGCTCGAGGCCACTCGAACCCTTCCGGTAAAGAAGAAGACAGTGCGGACCCCGCTGGCTTCGATCCAGGGCGGCCAGCTCACGGAGGATCTCGTTCTCGTGCCAGTACTGCGCGCCGGACTCTCCCTGCTGAATGCTGCCCTTGATATTCTGCCTGGAACCCCGGTGGGCTTTATCGGCCTCGAACGCGATGAACGGACAGCGCTGGCCCGAACCTATTATCAGAAATTCCCTTTAGAACTGAAACACAAACACGTCATCGTGCTCGATCCCATGCTGGCCACCGGAGGCTCTCTGATCGATACGGTCGCCCGGCTGTATGACCGCGGCGTGCAGGATATCTGCGCCGCCTGCGTGGTGGCCGCTCCGGAGGGGATTGCCGCGCTGCATAAAAGCTATACCGAGGTCCTCATCTATACCGCGGCCATCGACAGTCATCTGGATGAGACGAAGTATATCGTGCCGGGGCTCGGCGATTTTGGCGACCGCTATTTTGGCACCTGA
- a CDS encoding DUF2892 domain-containing protein gives MKCNVGKTDRWIRIVAGVLIAGSNYVNYYFFHNPYYVWANIGWIPLLTGIFRWCPLYALFGISTVEKSK, from the coding sequence ATGAAATGCAACGTTGGAAAAACCGATCGCTGGATCCGCATCGTCGCGGGTGTTTTGATTGCCGGCAGTAACTACGTCAATTACTACTTCTTCCACAATCCCTATTATGTCTGGGCCAACATCGGCTGGATTCCGCTCCTCACCGGGATTTTTCGCTGGTGCCCGCTTTATGCCCTTTTCGGGATTTCAACAGTCGAGAAGAGTAAATAA